Proteins from a single region of Stigmatella erecta:
- the galK gene encoding galactokinase — translation MNPSFQDLYGHPPEAVVHAPGRVNLIGEHTDYNGGFVLPMAIPQQTHVELRRRQDSRVRACSLNTGPAGEIVEYALGKEEQRKGWIDYLQGVTSVLRRAGHALSGFEVRISSEVPLGSGLSSSASLDVALLKGLRQLFSLKLDDVQIALLGQQVEVDFVGAPVGVMDPMATSIATVGVALFLDTREMRYERVPLPSGVDPIVINSGVAHNHSAGDYRVRRAECERAAEMLGVKMLRDLTEEDLPRAGKLPDPLGRRVRHVVTENARVLATVEALRKADLPTLGELFYASHDSQRLDYEVSVPEIDLLVDLGRADPDVYGARLTGGGFGGSVVMLARQGTGAAVAARIAGRYADQSGQRPAILVPQAPASPKA, via the coding sequence GTGAACCCTTCCTTCCAAGATCTCTATGGCCACCCCCCGGAGGCCGTTGTTCACGCTCCGGGCCGGGTGAATCTCATCGGCGAGCACACCGACTACAACGGCGGCTTCGTGCTGCCGATGGCCATCCCGCAGCAGACCCACGTCGAGCTGCGGCGGCGGCAGGACTCGCGCGTCCGGGCCTGCAGCCTCAACACGGGCCCGGCCGGAGAGATCGTCGAGTACGCGCTGGGCAAGGAAGAGCAGCGCAAGGGCTGGATCGACTACCTCCAGGGCGTCACCTCCGTGCTGCGGCGCGCGGGGCACGCCCTGTCGGGGTTCGAGGTCCGCATCTCCTCCGAGGTGCCGCTGGGCAGCGGGTTGTCCTCCAGCGCTTCGCTGGACGTGGCCCTTCTTAAGGGACTGCGTCAGCTGTTCTCGCTGAAGCTGGATGACGTCCAGATCGCCCTCTTGGGCCAGCAGGTCGAGGTGGACTTCGTGGGCGCGCCCGTGGGCGTGATGGATCCGATGGCCACCAGCATCGCCACCGTGGGCGTCGCCCTGTTCCTCGACACGCGGGAGATGCGCTACGAGCGGGTTCCCCTGCCCTCGGGGGTGGACCCCATCGTCATCAACTCGGGCGTCGCGCACAACCACTCGGCCGGGGACTACCGGGTGCGCCGCGCGGAGTGTGAGCGCGCCGCGGAGATGCTGGGCGTGAAGATGCTGCGGGATCTGACCGAGGAGGACCTGCCCCGGGCCGGGAAGCTGCCGGATCCGCTCGGCCGCCGTGTGCGGCATGTCGTCACGGAGAACGCCCGCGTGCTCGCCACCGTGGAGGCGCTGCGCAAGGCGGATCTGCCGACGCTGGGCGAGCTCTTCTACGCCTCGCACGACTCGCAGCGCCTCGACTACGAGGTCTCCGTGCCCGAGATCGATCTGCTCGTGGACCTGGGGCGCGCCGATCCGGACGTCTACGGCGCGCGCCTCACGGGCGGCGGCTTTGGCGGCTCGGTGGTCATGCTGGCCCGCCAGGGCACCGGGGCGGCCGTGGCCGCGCGCATCGCCGGACGCTACGCGGACCAGTCCGGCCAGCGCCCGGCGATCCTGGTGCCCCAGGCCCCCGCCTCCCCGAAGGCTTAG
- a CDS encoding family 43 glycosylhydrolase, with amino-acid sequence MRSRGVFLSAALLSLTVLAALATPSCSSDEPKPPQNPPENPQPPVPPALDITNPVLSGDYADPSILRVGDTYWAATTSSEWAPHFPLLRSTDLLHWELVGPLFESEPTWSEGNYWAPELATDNGRYFVFYTARKKGGPLCVAVATAAQVSGPYTDRGPLVCQELGSIDGALIRDENNTLYLVWKEDGNSQGLPTPLWAQPLSEDGTQLIGEKTQILLNDVPWEGQVVEGPHFVKRNGWFYLFYAGAGCCGRACNYGVGVARSKNLLSGWEKDPLNPIVKNNESWKCPGHGSVVTGPEGRDYLLYHAYSTQDSVYVGRQGVLDVIDWGENEWPSINSRRGVGGKVLTQPTAFFEDFTAGTLTPGWQWPKSRAPGVALSGGMLTLSPPAAQAADPIGATLARSTNSGHYTAEAILDVTGLSQELSAGLAASGDPENALGIALHAGQVALWKRQGNNHVVDASTAVTAPVAGGKLHLRMTAQEGHRYRFAVSGDGTTWTNVGGELEGDYLPPWDRGVRVALTAGGVPGGAARFDSLRITPE; translated from the coding sequence ATGCGTTCTCGCGGTGTATTTCTTTCCGCAGCCCTGCTCTCCCTGACCGTCCTGGCCGCGCTGGCCACCCCGAGCTGCTCCTCGGACGAGCCCAAGCCGCCGCAGAACCCACCGGAGAATCCCCAGCCACCGGTTCCACCCGCGCTGGACATCACCAACCCGGTCCTGTCCGGTGACTATGCGGATCCTTCGATCCTGCGCGTGGGGGACACGTACTGGGCCGCCACGACGTCCTCCGAGTGGGCGCCCCACTTCCCGCTGCTGCGCTCGACGGACCTGCTCCACTGGGAGCTGGTGGGCCCCCTCTTCGAGAGCGAGCCCACCTGGTCCGAGGGCAACTACTGGGCGCCGGAGCTCGCCACGGACAACGGCCGCTACTTCGTCTTCTACACGGCCCGCAAGAAGGGCGGCCCCCTGTGCGTGGCGGTCGCGACCGCCGCGCAGGTCTCCGGGCCGTACACCGACCGCGGCCCCCTCGTCTGCCAGGAGCTGGGGTCCATCGACGGGGCGCTGATCCGCGACGAGAACAACACGCTCTACCTGGTGTGGAAGGAGGACGGGAACAGCCAGGGCTTGCCCACCCCGCTCTGGGCCCAGCCCCTGTCCGAGGATGGCACCCAGCTCATCGGGGAGAAGACGCAGATCCTGCTCAATGACGTGCCCTGGGAGGGCCAGGTCGTCGAGGGCCCCCACTTCGTCAAGCGCAATGGCTGGTTCTACCTCTTCTATGCCGGGGCCGGCTGCTGCGGGAGGGCCTGCAACTACGGGGTGGGCGTGGCCCGCTCCAAGAACCTGCTGTCCGGCTGGGAGAAGGATCCCCTCAACCCCATCGTGAAGAACAACGAGTCCTGGAAGTGCCCGGGACACGGCAGCGTGGTGACGGGGCCCGAGGGCCGGGACTACCTGCTCTACCATGCTTACAGCACCCAGGATTCCGTCTATGTCGGCCGTCAGGGGGTGCTGGACGTCATCGACTGGGGGGAGAACGAGTGGCCCTCCATCAACTCGCGCCGCGGCGTGGGGGGCAAGGTGCTGACCCAGCCCACCGCTTTCTTCGAGGACTTCACCGCCGGGACCCTCACCCCAGGTTGGCAGTGGCCGAAGAGCCGCGCTCCGGGCGTCGCGCTCTCCGGAGGCATGCTGACGCTCTCGCCTCCCGCGGCCCAGGCGGCGGACCCCATCGGGGCCACGCTGGCCCGCTCCACCAACAGCGGCCACTACACGGCCGAGGCGATCCTCGACGTGACGGGGCTCTCGCAGGAGCTCTCCGCGGGCCTGGCGGCCTCGGGTGATCCGGAGAACGCCCTGGGCATCGCGCTCCACGCGGGCCAGGTGGCCCTGTGGAAGCGCCAGGGCAACAACCACGTGGTGGACGCCAGCACCGCCGTGACCGCGCCCGTGGCCGGCGGGAAGCTCCACCTGCGCATGACGGCCCAGGAGGGCCACCGCTACCGGTTCGCCGTGAGCGGGGATGGCACCACCTGGACGAACGTGGGCGGCGAACTGGAGGGCGACTACCTCCCCCCCTGGGATCGGGGCGTGCGTGTGGCGCTGACGGCCGGCGGGGTTCCGGGCGGTGCCGCCCGGTTCGATTCGTTGCGAATCACCCCCGAATAG
- a CDS encoding family 43 glycosylhydrolase has product MGLWLTVLTVLSATGCSEEETPPTQPPPPTENTKSYTNPLRAVIPSGGTVDNCPDPTIIRGQQEGDTAWYLYCTMDPLNAQDTDSGGKLKQHRIPMLKSTDLVAWTYAGDAFTAPPDWAQPTTDLWAPEVEYFGGKYHLYYSVTDSKVGGNAIGVATSDGPLGPWTHAAKPVVEPHEPPCCASDRRWTIDPEILTTEDGARYIYYGSYFGGISVRRLSEDGLTSDPYTQVEVTVANRYEAATLIPHDGYFYLLASSTDCCVGPLTGYSVFAGRSRSPLGPFVDRDGVRLTDARVGGTPVLGLNGNRWVGTGHTTVLTDTGGQHWMLYHAVDRDHPYLGTEPGQDRFTQRFLMMDALDWVDGWPTVRGGQWASDTEQPAPAAQANEVSRYKRVLAKEAEPGALIASASDEFDAPALSGQWTWVRPPAAEGFGLEQGGFRMNTQAADLHGGSNSAAVLTEAAPSGDFLVETKLTLNLPPVSCCHNFVQAGLVIHGDDDHYVKLVHFSNWETRQIAFAKEYPAPGPDLPFYGETFGGPAAETVWLRIVRRTQGGQELYTAYSSINGTAWSRAGTWMHQLGANARIGLVSMSGAGFAAHFDYVRVYGLKE; this is encoded by the coding sequence ATGGGACTGTGGCTGACGGTGCTCACGGTGCTGAGCGCCACGGGCTGCTCGGAGGAGGAAACGCCTCCCACGCAACCGCCGCCTCCCACCGAAAACACCAAGAGTTACACCAATCCCTTACGGGCGGTGATTCCCAGTGGGGGAACGGTCGACAATTGCCCGGATCCCACCATCATCCGCGGCCAGCAAGAGGGTGACACGGCCTGGTACCTCTACTGCACCATGGACCCGCTGAATGCCCAGGACACGGACAGTGGGGGCAAACTCAAACAGCACCGGATTCCCATGCTGAAGTCCACGGACCTGGTGGCGTGGACGTATGCCGGGGATGCCTTCACGGCCCCGCCGGACTGGGCTCAGCCCACCACGGATCTCTGGGCCCCCGAGGTTGAATACTTCGGAGGAAAGTATCACCTGTATTATTCGGTGACGGATTCGAAGGTGGGCGGCAACGCCATCGGCGTGGCCACCAGTGACGGCCCCCTGGGCCCGTGGACCCATGCGGCGAAGCCCGTCGTCGAGCCGCACGAGCCGCCGTGCTGCGCCAGCGATCGCCGGTGGACGATCGATCCCGAGATCCTCACCACCGAGGACGGCGCCCGCTACATCTATTACGGCAGCTACTTCGGCGGCATCTCCGTGCGGCGGCTGTCCGAGGATGGCCTGACGTCGGATCCATATACCCAGGTGGAGGTCACCGTCGCCAACCGCTACGAGGCCGCCACCCTCATCCCCCACGACGGGTACTTCTACCTGCTGGCCTCGTCCACGGACTGCTGCGTGGGCCCGCTCACGGGCTACAGCGTCTTCGCGGGGCGGTCGCGCAGCCCGCTGGGGCCCTTCGTGGATCGCGACGGGGTTCGCCTCACCGACGCACGGGTGGGCGGCACCCCCGTGCTGGGGCTCAATGGCAACCGCTGGGTGGGCACCGGCCACACCACCGTCCTGACGGACACGGGGGGCCAGCACTGGATGCTGTACCACGCCGTGGACCGGGACCATCCCTACCTGGGCACGGAGCCCGGCCAGGACCGCTTTACCCAGCGCTTCCTGATGATGGATGCGCTGGACTGGGTGGATGGCTGGCCCACCGTGCGCGGGGGCCAGTGGGCCTCCGACACGGAGCAGCCCGCGCCCGCCGCCCAGGCCAACGAGGTCAGCCGCTACAAGAGGGTGCTCGCGAAGGAGGCCGAGCCCGGTGCGCTCATCGCCTCGGCCTCGGACGAGTTCGACGCGCCCGCGCTGAGCGGCCAGTGGACCTGGGTCCGCCCACCCGCCGCCGAGGGCTTCGGGCTGGAGCAGGGCGGCTTCCGGATGAACACCCAGGCCGCGGATCTCCATGGCGGCAGCAACTCGGCCGCCGTGCTCACCGAGGCGGCGCCCAGCGGGGATTTCCTCGTCGAGACGAAGCTGACGCTGAACCTGCCCCCGGTCAGCTGCTGCCACAACTTCGTCCAGGCGGGCCTCGTCATCCACGGGGACGACGACCACTACGTGAAGCTGGTGCACTTCTCGAACTGGGAGACCCGGCAGATCGCCTTCGCCAAGGAATACCCGGCGCCGGGCCCGGATCTTCCCTTCTACGGGGAGACCTTTGGCGGACCCGCCGCGGAGACCGTCTGGTTGAGAATCGTCCGCCGTACCCAGGGCGGCCAAGAACTGTACACCGCCTACTCCAGCATCAATGGTACGGCGTGGAGCCGGGCGGGGACATGGATGCACCAGCTGGGAGCCAATGCCCGCATCGGTCTGGTGTCGATGTCAGGCGCGGGTTTTGCCGCTCACTTTGACTACGTCCGTGTCTACGGACTGAAGGAATAA
- a CDS encoding ABC transporter substrate-binding protein, giving the protein MRWMIAVALMALVGCKQQAQETATPAPGGATPPAAQKKLSVGFSQVGAESAWRTAETKSIRGEAEKRGVDLKFADAQGKQASQIQALTSFIAQKVDVIVLAPVVETGWEVVLTQAKEAKIPVILVDRGIKVSDESLYTTLIASDFVEEGRMAAEWLAKQTNGKANIYELQGSTGAAPAIDRKKGFEEALQKFPDMKIVKSQSADFTRAKGKEVMEAFIKSDRDQIQAVYAHNDDMALGAIQALDEAGMNPGKTVTLISIDGVKGAFEAMVAGKLNATVECNPLLGPLVFDTINKVRAGESVPKFIKSQDQLFEQANAAQVISTREY; this is encoded by the coding sequence ATGAGATGGATGATCGCGGTTGCCCTGATGGCCCTGGTGGGCTGCAAGCAGCAGGCGCAGGAGACGGCCACGCCCGCCCCGGGCGGTGCCACCCCTCCGGCCGCGCAGAAGAAGCTCTCCGTGGGCTTCTCGCAGGTGGGCGCCGAGAGCGCCTGGCGCACGGCGGAGACGAAGTCGATCCGCGGTGAGGCCGAGAAGCGCGGCGTGGACCTCAAGTTCGCGGATGCCCAGGGCAAGCAGGCCAGCCAGATCCAGGCGCTCACGTCCTTCATCGCCCAGAAGGTGGACGTCATCGTCCTGGCGCCCGTGGTCGAGACGGGCTGGGAAGTGGTCCTCACCCAGGCCAAGGAGGCGAAGATCCCCGTCATCCTGGTCGACCGCGGCATCAAGGTGAGCGACGAGAGCCTCTACACCACGCTCATCGCCAGCGACTTCGTGGAGGAGGGCCGCATGGCGGCCGAGTGGCTCGCCAAGCAGACCAACGGCAAGGCCAACATCTATGAGCTCCAGGGCTCCACGGGCGCCGCCCCGGCCATCGACCGCAAGAAGGGCTTCGAGGAGGCCCTCCAGAAGTTCCCGGACATGAAGATCGTCAAGAGCCAGAGCGCCGACTTCACCCGCGCCAAGGGCAAGGAAGTCATGGAGGCCTTCATCAAGTCGGACCGCGATCAGATCCAGGCCGTCTATGCCCACAACGACGACATGGCCCTGGGCGCCATCCAGGCGCTGGACGAGGCCGGCATGAACCCGGGAAAGACCGTCACCCTCATCTCCATCGACGGGGTGAAGGGCGCCTTCGAGGCCATGGTGGCCGGCAAGCTCAACGCCACCGTCGAGTGCAACCCGCTGCTCGGGCCCCTGGTGTTCGACACCATCAACAAGGTGCGCGCGGGCGAGTCCGTGCCGAAGTTCATCAAGAGCCAGGACCAGCTCTTCGAGCAGGCGAACGCCGCGCAGGTCATCAGCACCCGTGAGTACTGA
- a CDS encoding sugar ABC transporter ATP-binding protein, with product MSTEPLLAAKGVEKRFPGVHALAGVNFEVRAGEVHALMGQNGAGKSTLIKILTGVYARDGGTITFEGRDFRPTSPGDAQRQGISTTYQELSLIPTLTVAENLCLGRAPRRWYGIDWRAMRRKAEETLATFDLRIDVTQPLGTLSAAVQQLVAIARAVQTEARVIILDEPTSSLDSHETELLLGIIGRLKARGLGIVFVTHFLDQVYRVSDRITVLRNGTFVGTYEASQLSRLELVSQMLGKVPEELEPALHEHPEHRGTPVITAQGLERRGFEAFDLTIHEGEVLGFAGLLGSGRTEAARLLFGADHARSGTVNGSVPKSPRQAIAQGMAFLPEDRKAEGIFPDLSVRENIAIVVQRKLGFTVSRAQQDALAQEFVTKLGIKTPHIEQPIRLLSGGNQQKVILARWLAYEPRLFILDEPTRGIDVGAKGEIERLIHQLSQKGLSVLFISAALEEVLRLSHRIAVFRDRKKVRELTRTTLPEVMEVIAGEEPPHAP from the coding sequence GTGAGTACTGAGCCCCTTCTCGCCGCCAAGGGTGTCGAGAAGCGCTTCCCCGGAGTTCACGCCCTCGCGGGCGTGAACTTCGAGGTGAGGGCGGGCGAGGTGCACGCCCTCATGGGGCAGAATGGCGCCGGCAAGTCGACGCTCATCAAGATCCTCACCGGCGTCTATGCCCGCGACGGTGGCACCATCACCTTCGAGGGCCGCGACTTCCGCCCCACCTCGCCGGGAGACGCCCAGCGGCAGGGCATCAGCACCACCTATCAGGAACTCAGCCTCATCCCGACGCTGACGGTCGCCGAGAACCTCTGCCTGGGCCGGGCGCCGCGCCGCTGGTACGGCATCGACTGGCGCGCCATGCGGCGCAAGGCCGAGGAGACGCTGGCGACCTTCGACTTGCGGATCGACGTCACCCAGCCGCTGGGGACGCTGTCGGCCGCCGTGCAGCAGCTCGTGGCCATCGCCCGCGCGGTTCAGACGGAGGCCCGGGTCATCATCCTGGACGAGCCGACCTCGAGCCTCGACAGCCACGAGACGGAGCTGCTGCTGGGCATCATCGGCCGGCTCAAGGCCCGGGGCCTGGGCATCGTCTTCGTCACGCACTTTCTCGACCAGGTCTACCGCGTCAGCGACCGCATCACCGTGCTGCGCAACGGCACGTTCGTGGGCACGTACGAGGCCTCGCAGCTCTCGCGCCTGGAGCTGGTCTCCCAGATGCTGGGCAAGGTGCCCGAGGAGCTGGAGCCCGCGCTGCACGAGCACCCGGAGCACCGGGGCACCCCGGTCATCACCGCCCAGGGGCTGGAGCGCCGGGGGTTCGAGGCGTTCGATCTGACGATCCACGAGGGCGAGGTGCTCGGCTTCGCGGGCCTGCTCGGCTCGGGCCGGACCGAGGCGGCCCGGCTGCTGTTCGGGGCCGACCACGCCCGGAGCGGCACGGTCAACGGCTCGGTGCCCAAGAGCCCGCGCCAGGCCATCGCCCAGGGCATGGCGTTCCTGCCCGAGGACCGCAAGGCCGAGGGCATCTTCCCCGACCTGTCGGTGCGCGAGAACATCGCCATCGTCGTGCAGCGCAAGCTGGGCTTCACCGTGTCGCGCGCCCAGCAGGACGCGCTGGCCCAGGAGTTCGTGACCAAGCTGGGCATCAAGACGCCGCACATCGAACAGCCCATCCGGCTGCTCAGCGGCGGCAACCAGCAGAAGGTCATCCTCGCCCGGTGGCTCGCGTATGAGCCGCGGCTGTTCATCCTGGATGAGCCCACCCGCGGCATCGACGTCGGGGCCAAGGGGGAGATCGAACGCCTCATCCACCAGCTGTCCCAGAAGGGGCTCTCGGTCCTCTTCATCTCGGCCGCGCTGGAGGAGGTGCTCCGGCTGTCGCACCGCATCGCCGTGTTCCGGGACCGGAAGAAGGTCCGGGAGCTGACGCGGACGACGCTGCCCGAGGTCATGGAAGTCATCGCCGGAGAGGAGCCCCCTCATGCGCCATAG
- a CDS encoding ABC transporter permease: MRHRNFWPLVALAALLVFNLIFTTGFARVEFRDGRLFGTLVDIFQNGAPVMLLAVGMTLVIALGGIDLSVGSVMALSGAVAALLMTEHGQSVPMGVLAALGVALIVGAINGALVSYASVQPIIVTLVTLVMGRGLAQALTQDQKIRFEIPAFEFIGNGTVLGLPFPVLLVAAVAVAVSVLLRRTATGLYIEAMGGNPQAARLCGLRVHVIRMLAFMACALCAGLAGLIAAADIKEADVANAGLYLELDAILAVVLGGTSLTGGRANLVGSLIGATFIQTLTIMLQMRGVITEHTLIIKAIVALTVCFMQTPSFERMVRRLRPAEGA, translated from the coding sequence ATGCGCCATAGAAACTTCTGGCCGCTGGTGGCACTGGCGGCGCTGCTGGTCTTCAACCTGATCTTCACCACGGGCTTTGCCCGCGTCGAGTTCCGGGACGGGCGGCTGTTCGGCACGCTCGTGGACATCTTCCAGAACGGCGCCCCCGTCATGCTCCTGGCCGTGGGGATGACGCTGGTCATCGCCCTGGGCGGCATCGATCTGTCCGTGGGCTCGGTGATGGCGCTGTCCGGCGCGGTCGCCGCGCTGCTGATGACCGAGCATGGGCAGTCCGTGCCCATGGGCGTCCTCGCCGCGCTGGGCGTGGCCCTGATCGTGGGGGCCATCAATGGCGCCCTCGTCAGCTATGCCAGCGTCCAGCCCATCATCGTCACCCTCGTCACCCTGGTGATGGGGCGGGGGCTGGCCCAGGCGCTGACCCAGGACCAGAAGATCCGCTTCGAGATTCCGGCCTTCGAGTTCATCGGCAACGGGACGGTGCTGGGCCTGCCATTCCCGGTCCTGCTGGTGGCCGCGGTGGCCGTGGCGGTCAGCGTGCTGCTGCGGCGGACCGCGACGGGCCTCTACATCGAGGCCATGGGCGGCAACCCGCAGGCGGCCCGGCTGTGCGGCCTGCGCGTGCACGTCATCCGGATGCTGGCCTTCATGGCGTGCGCGCTGTGCGCGGGGCTCGCGGGGCTCATCGCCGCCGCGGACATCAAGGAAGCGGACGTCGCCAACGCCGGGCTCTACCTGGAGCTGGATGCCATCCTGGCCGTCGTGCTCGGGGGCACCAGCCTGACGGGCGGGCGGGCCAACCTGGTGGGCTCGCTCATCGGCGCCACCTTCATTCAGACGCTCACCATCATGCTCCAGATGCGCGGGGTCATCACCGAGCACACGCTCATCATCAAGGCCATCGTGGCGCTGACCGTGTGCTTCATGCAGACCCCCTCGTTCGAGCGCATGGTGCGGCGCTTGCGGCCCGCGGAGGGCGCGTGA
- a CDS encoding ABC transporter permease subunit yields MSFLRKHITVLAGLLAYLVLYAIAAARYDGFLSLPVFINFLSNNAVLGIVAVGMTFVILSGGIDLSVGAVMSFSSVLIGVLIMDHQWNVFAAVGASLVCGTTLGAVMGAIIHKTGIKPFIVTLAGMFFVRGLAFIIHLESIAIAAPQHTSIAIMRVGPLPVTAVLFLTFVAVAWYVAVLTPFGRNVYALGGGEEAAMLMGLPVQRTRIAVYAVSGFCASFAGAALTFYLSSGSHLEGVGMELDAIATVVIGGTLLAGGVGSVFGTLVGVLMLGLILTSITTYEGMMSSGLTRVAIGALLLSFVMLQKLLTRRIAGAGRAT; encoded by the coding sequence GTGAGCTTCCTGCGCAAGCACATCACCGTCCTGGCGGGACTGCTGGCCTACCTCGTGCTCTACGCCATCGCGGCGGCCCGGTACGACGGCTTCCTGTCGCTGCCCGTCTTCATCAACTTCCTGTCCAACAACGCGGTGCTCGGCATCGTCGCGGTGGGCATGACGTTCGTCATCCTCTCTGGCGGAATCGATCTGTCCGTCGGGGCGGTGATGTCCTTCTCCAGCGTGCTCATTGGCGTCCTCATCATGGACCACCAGTGGAACGTGTTCGCCGCGGTGGGCGCCTCGCTGGTCTGCGGCACCACGCTGGGGGCGGTGATGGGGGCCATCATCCACAAGACGGGCATCAAGCCCTTCATCGTCACGCTCGCGGGGATGTTCTTCGTGCGCGGGCTGGCGTTCATCATCCACCTGGAGTCGATCGCCATCGCCGCGCCCCAGCACACCTCCATCGCCATCATGCGCGTGGGCCCGCTGCCGGTGACGGCGGTGCTGTTCCTCACGTTCGTGGCCGTGGCCTGGTACGTCGCGGTGCTCACCCCCTTCGGCCGCAACGTCTATGCGCTCGGAGGAGGGGAGGAGGCCGCGATGCTCATGGGGCTTCCCGTGCAGCGCACCCGGATCGCCGTGTACGCGGTGAGCGGGTTCTGCGCCTCCTTCGCCGGGGCCGCGCTCACGTTCTACCTCTCCAGCGGCAGCCACCTGGAGGGCGTCGGCATGGAGCTGGATGCGATCGCCACCGTGGTCATCGGCGGCACGCTGCTCGCCGGCGGGGTGGGCTCGGTGTTCGGCACGCTCGTGGGCGTGTTGATGCTGGGCCTCATCCTCACGTCCATCACCACATACGAGGGGATGATGAGCTCGGGGCTCACGCGCGTGGCCATCGGCGCGCTGCTTCTGTCCTTCGTGATGCTGCAGAAGCTGCTGACGCGGCGGATCGCGGGCGCGGGCCGGGCCACCTGA
- a CDS encoding sigma-54-dependent Fis family transcriptional regulator encodes MTSECYGGSTAFVLPPLPTMSPPKDVTQVLLSVGGLVDREIDLDAFLQTLVDRIAVTMQADRGTLWLLDPARGELFSRAAHLPEVSQIRVKLGQGAAGHVAQEGTPVSSSDPRGERLFFSDIDRLTGYRTSSLLAVPLQDAQGSVYGVLQVLNRLGGGPFTGEDTERLVAIATQVSTALQTTSLYQELKRAKEQPQAPVGYFFNRIIGESAQLRALYRLVQKAAPTDATVLLRGESGCGKELFARAIHVNGPRRDKPLVKVDCAALPATLIENELFGHEKGAFTGADHRVQGKFEAADGGTVFIDEIGELPLSVQGKLLRVLQDREFERVGGTQTVKVDVRIVAATNRNLSRMVAENQFREDLYYRIKVVELVLPPLRERGAEDIERLARHFVATAAKRHRLEPPRLSPLALERLKGYRWPGNVRELENCIESAVVLCEGEILEEHLPLPTLDRPPPAVGAGPQAEEPGLALLPLAEVERRHILRVLEAVKGNRTAAAKALEIGRNTLSRKLKEYGLSGED; translated from the coding sequence ATGACCTCCGAATGCTATGGTGGATCCACGGCGTTCGTTCTTCCGCCCTTGCCCACCATGTCCCCACCGAAGGATGTCACCCAGGTGCTGTTGTCGGTCGGCGGGCTGGTGGACCGGGAGATCGATCTCGACGCGTTCCTCCAGACGCTGGTCGACCGCATCGCCGTCACGATGCAGGCGGACCGGGGAACGCTCTGGCTGCTGGACCCGGCGCGCGGCGAGCTGTTCTCGCGCGCCGCGCACCTGCCCGAGGTGTCGCAGATCCGCGTCAAGCTCGGCCAGGGGGCCGCGGGGCACGTGGCCCAGGAGGGCACGCCCGTTAGCAGCTCGGACCCCCGGGGCGAGCGGCTGTTCTTCTCCGACATCGACCGGCTCACGGGCTACCGCACCTCGAGCCTGCTGGCGGTACCGCTGCAGGACGCCCAGGGCAGCGTCTACGGCGTGCTCCAGGTGCTCAACCGGCTCGGGGGCGGACCGTTCACCGGCGAGGACACCGAGCGGCTGGTGGCCATCGCCACGCAGGTCAGCACCGCCCTGCAGACCACCAGCCTCTACCAGGAGCTCAAGCGCGCCAAGGAGCAGCCTCAGGCCCCGGTGGGCTACTTCTTCAACCGCATCATCGGTGAGTCCGCGCAGCTCCGGGCGCTCTACCGGCTGGTTCAGAAGGCCGCGCCCACGGACGCCACGGTGCTGCTGCGCGGGGAGAGCGGCTGCGGCAAGGAGCTGTTCGCGCGGGCCATCCACGTCAACGGGCCGCGCCGGGACAAGCCCCTGGTGAAGGTGGACTGCGCCGCCCTGCCCGCCACGCTCATCGAGAACGAGCTGTTCGGCCACGAGAAGGGCGCCTTCACGGGGGCGGACCACCGGGTGCAGGGCAAGTTCGAGGCGGCTGACGGGGGCACGGTGTTCATCGACGAGATCGGCGAGCTGCCGCTCTCGGTGCAGGGCAAGCTGCTACGGGTGCTCCAGGATCGCGAGTTCGAGCGCGTGGGCGGCACGCAGACGGTCAAGGTGGACGTGCGCATCGTCGCGGCGACGAACCGCAACCTGTCGCGCATGGTGGCCGAGAACCAGTTCCGCGAGGACCTCTACTACCGCATCAAGGTGGTCGAACTGGTGCTCCCTCCCCTGCGCGAGCGCGGGGCAGAGGACATCGAGCGGCTCGCGCGGCACTTCGTGGCCACGGCGGCCAAGCGCCACCGGCTGGAGCCGCCCCGGCTGAGCCCCCTGGCGCTGGAGCGGCTCAAGGGCTACCGCTGGCCCGGCAACGTGCGCGAGCTGGAGAACTGCATCGAGAGCGCGGTGGTGCTCTGCGAGGGAGAGATCCTCGAAGAGCACCTGCCCCTGCCCACGCTGGACCGGCCCCCGCCCGCCGTGGGCGCGGGGCCTCAGGCGGAGGAGCCAGGCCTCGCGCTGCTCCCCCTGGCGGAGGTGGAGCGGCGCCACATCCTCCGGGTGCTGGAGGCGGTGAAGGGCAACCGCACGGCGGCGGCCAAGGCGCTGGAGATTGGCCGCAACACCTTGTCGCGCAAGCTCAAGGAGTACGGCCTCTCCGGAGAGGACTGA